Proteins from a genomic interval of Treponema succinifaciens DSM 2489:
- a CDS encoding DUF3990 domain-containing protein produces the protein MNNKILFHGSKEVVKIPEIRPAKYNKDFYYGFYCTLLENQAARWATPEQGMYGL, from the coding sequence ATGAATAATAAAATTTTATTTCATGGAAGCAAGGAAGTTGTGAAAATTCCTGAAATAAGACCGGCAAAATATAATAAGGATTTTTATTATGGTTTTTACTGTACGCTGCTTGAAAATCAGGCTGCAAGGTGGGCAACTCCAGAACAAGGTATGTATGGTTTATGA
- a CDS encoding DUF1850 domain-containing protein, whose product MSKRLFTVLILLLLAGGIFLFPALPVLSVSNRKNMSQRFYFMNGFKDGFSISYTHSVNKGRVKDFYKEKGRKLVCGKTVFVSYGAGIPEPQEMPGAVFNSTDEGYEISNINRTVENLVMAVGIVANHAISIQDKNGKYTDYFLADFFEPQTSIVFQIKNVSIADYIFHHIK is encoded by the coding sequence TTGTCTAAAAGGCTTTTTACAGTTCTTATTTTACTTCTTTTGGCAGGGGGAATTTTTCTTTTCCCTGCGCTTCCCGTTCTTTCAGTCAGCAATAGAAAAAATATGTCGCAAAGGTTTTATTTTATGAATGGCTTTAAGGACGGATTTTCAATTTCATACACGCATTCAGTCAACAAAGGGCGAGTAAAAGATTTCTACAAGGAAAAAGGGCGCAAGCTTGTGTGCGGCAAAACTGTTTTTGTTTCTTACGGAGCCGGAATCCCGGAGCCGCAGGAAATGCCTGGCGCAGTTTTTAACTCAACTGATGAAGGCTACGAAATTTCAAATATAAACAGAACTGTTGAAAATCTTGTAATGGCTGTAGGAATTGTGGCAAACCACGCAATTTCCATTCAAGACAAAAATGGAAAATACACAGACTATTTTCTTGCTGATTTTTTTGAGCCACAGACAAGCATAGTCTTTCAGATAAAAAATGTTTCGATTGCAGATTATATTTTTCACCATATAAAATAA
- a CDS encoding lipopolysaccharide biosynthesis protein — MFNKIFTIFFPFLIRTVLIKKIGIEYAGLNSLFSSVLQVLNLTELGFASAVVYSMYKPIAEDDKDTICALLNFYKRVYFIIGLVILALGSAVMPFLPHLIKGNVPQDINIYVLYSIYLVNTSLSYLLFGYKNSLLNAHQRRDVISNILTITQGLMNICQLFILVTIKNYYLYVLMMPIFTVLNNVMVGIETKRMFPEYSCKGKLDISVKKDIRKKVAGLMISKLAQTSRNSFDSIFISAFLGLAMTTIYSNYLLVISAITGILNIVINSLQAGVGNTLQTETKEKNYENLKKFNLLYTLFVGWCTTCMLCMYQSFMELWLGKDFLLPFGAVVLLCLYFYILKAGDINSLYYNASGMWWHGKYRAITEALLNLLGNFILVKYIGIYGIVISTVITAIIGHFWNGQFLFKLYYKNNKMIRYFLFEGMIAVMSFSICILTFTATTFIPELDATRTFIFTLLITGTVATILFSFSYIFVSRILKLTIYKIKK; from the coding sequence ATGTTCAACAAAATTTTTACTATATTTTTTCCATTTTTAATACGAACCGTTCTTATTAAGAAAATCGGAATTGAGTATGCTGGTCTGAACAGCCTTTTTTCATCGGTTCTGCAAGTGTTGAATCTTACAGAATTAGGTTTCGCAAGTGCTGTTGTCTACTCCATGTACAAACCTATTGCAGAAGATGACAAAGACACAATCTGCGCGCTTCTTAATTTTTACAAACGAGTTTATTTTATAATCGGGCTTGTCATTCTTGCGCTTGGATCTGCTGTAATGCCATTCCTGCCGCACCTTATAAAGGGAAATGTTCCACAGGATATAAACATATATGTGCTTTACAGTATTTATTTAGTAAACACATCTTTGAGCTATCTTTTATTTGGCTATAAAAATTCACTGTTAAATGCACACCAAAGACGGGATGTAATAAGCAACATACTTACAATAACCCAGGGACTGATGAATATCTGCCAGCTGTTTATTCTCGTTACAATAAAAAATTATTATTTATATGTCTTAATGATGCCGATTTTTACAGTTCTTAACAATGTTATGGTTGGAATTGAGACAAAAAGAATGTTCCCTGAATATTCATGCAAAGGAAAACTCGATATATCAGTAAAAAAAGACATAAGAAAAAAAGTTGCAGGATTGATGATAAGTAAACTTGCACAAACTTCAAGAAACAGTTTTGACAGCATTTTTATAAGCGCTTTTCTTGGTCTTGCAATGACAACAATTTATTCAAACTATCTTCTTGTTATTTCTGCAATTACAGGAATTTTAAATATAGTTATTAATTCCCTGCAAGCAGGAGTTGGTAACACTCTTCAAACAGAAACAAAAGAAAAAAATTATGAAAATCTAAAAAAATTCAATCTTCTTTATACGCTTTTCGTTGGCTGGTGTACAACTTGCATGTTATGTATGTATCAATCTTTTATGGAACTTTGGCTTGGTAAAGATTTTTTGCTTCCATTTGGAGCTGTTGTTTTATTATGCCTATATTTTTACATATTAAAGGCTGGTGATATAAATTCACTTTATTACAATGCTTCCGGAATGTGGTGGCATGGAAAATATAGAGCAATAACAGAAGCACTTTTAAACCTTTTGGGAAACTTTATTCTTGTAAAATATATTGGAATATACGGAATCGTTATTTCAACTGTAATAACGGCAATAATAGGACATTTTTGGAATGGGCAATTCTTGTTCAAACTTTACTATAAAAACAATAAAATGATTAGATATTTTTTATTTGAAGGAATGATTGCTGTTATGAGTTTTTCAATTTGTATACTAACATTTACAGCAACAACATTTATTCCAGAACTTGATGCAACAAGAACTTTCATTTTCACTCTGCTCATAACAGGAACTGTTGCAACCATCTTATTCAGTTTTTCGTATATTTTTGTTTCCAGAATTTTAAAATTAACAATTTATAAAATAAAAAAATAA
- a CDS encoding TAXI family TRAP transporter solute-binding subunit, whose product MKKIVKLSVLLICAGLLLSGCSNAKKDYILATGGTGGTYYPFGGAIANIWNTKIENMNVTAQATGASAENLRLINKGEAEYAIVQNDVMDYAYNGTDLFEGEKLENIMTIGTLYPEVVQIAVSKDSGIKSVADFKGKRISVGDAGSGVEFNAKQIMEGYGLTFGDIKKSNLSFKESAEGIQNGTLDGCFITAGVPNAALQELAFTAGLTLVPVDGDAAKKICEKYGYYTQTIIPGGTYKGTDSDTQALAIKATLAVSAKLDEEIVYEMTKALFENLSDLATAHAKGKEVSAHSAVTGVSVPFHPGAKRYFSELDLN is encoded by the coding sequence ATGAAGAAAATTGTAAAACTTAGTGTGCTGTTGATTTGCGCAGGGCTGCTTCTTTCAGGTTGCTCAAATGCTAAAAAAGACTACATTCTTGCGACTGGCGGAACTGGTGGAACATATTATCCGTTCGGCGGAGCAATTGCAAATATTTGGAATACAAAAATTGAAAATATGAACGTTACGGCACAGGCAACTGGAGCTTCCGCAGAAAATCTTCGTCTTATAAACAAGGGTGAAGCAGAATACGCAATTGTCCAGAACGATGTAATGGACTACGCTTACAACGGAACAGATCTTTTTGAAGGCGAAAAACTTGAAAACATCATGACAATCGGAACACTTTATCCTGAAGTTGTCCAGATTGCAGTTTCAAAAGACAGCGGAATAAAATCTGTCGCAGATTTCAAGGGAAAGCGCATTTCTGTTGGAGATGCCGGCTCTGGAGTTGAATTCAACGCAAAGCAGATTATGGAAGGCTACGGACTCACATTCGGCGACATCAAGAAAAGCAACCTTTCATTCAAGGAATCCGCAGAAGGAATTCAGAACGGAACTTTGGACGGCTGCTTTATAACTGCCGGTGTTCCAAACGCGGCATTGCAGGAACTTGCCTTCACAGCAGGACTTACACTTGTTCCAGTTGACGGAGATGCCGCAAAGAAAATCTGCGAAAAATACGGATATTACACTCAGACAATAATTCCAGGCGGAACATATAAAGGAACAGATTCCGACACTCAGGCTCTTGCAATCAAGGCGACACTTGCTGTAAGCGCAAAACTTGATGAGGAAATTGTCTATGAGATGACAAAGGCTCTGTTTGAAAATCTTTCAGACCTTGCGACTGCACACGCAAAAGGCAAAGAGGTTTCCGCGCACTCAGCTGTAACTGGCGTTTCTGTTCCGTTTCATCCGGGTGCAAAAAGATATTTCAGTGAGCTTGACTTGAACTAA
- a CDS encoding YfhO family protein translates to MLVTLCFFQFFVYGKSFCSGDGITEHTAFLAFYGEWLRTIAYNFIHGKFIVPTFSFSLGFGADIISSLTWFCIGDPLNLLSIFVPKNGTYILFVFLAVLRFYLSGIYFIFYCNTHKFQKNIIPFGAISYSFCGYALFVGIRHPYFLNPLIFLPLLCIGIDKILDRKSPMFFIIFSFLACVCNYYFFYMLSFFVFVYAAVRFFFVVKIERKFLCKEFFKTFFRAFGFYMIAVMMAAFILLPSAYGFLTASRTTEKIEVNFFYSLAYYANLFSSVSSPASVGGFFGSIGFAPVVFVTLLFLFTLNDKISKQLKIFILLGVLFFICPFFGHFINGFNYITNRWCFAFAFLGCVSFVYAFPIFCKSSFKELKIPLLIAVVQNLLVVFSCIISQARRQHYALCYIYSLAVFLILYFLIKKRKDIRIFSLVSIFIGIVVIAFVRYSPYGLSYLDDFREFGIYEGNVAKNTDIEILKLNDADFFRYDEENKFTANNAVVFGTKSTAYNYSISDIHLMQFYEDIALAKTSLMSCSSLNRRSALQKLFAVKYFVLLAETEYAPEYMTFVKEFDTYGGKKKLYKLNNPSPFAVPYKNVLYADKNFEKLNPIEKQELFLDTAVIYDEKSEDNTDEPELKLNSKILRKNVSFVGNDDVKIEENKITTKRKNAAFEIDFAGDENSDSKKELYLLFKNFYYTTDSYEQFKPQIRFVSSSGKEESFSFGMTNANDSMGHNRMPCFGLQECKSGKFFVTLENKGVYEFDEISVFALDISERDEKFNSRDTDEISSLAFSENKISLETSLNEKQFVRFSMPYSKGWKIFIDGKETKSYRCDIAFIGTFVDAGNHSVVLKYSTPFLAAGVVSSFIGLIALVALCFYLKSRKKENE, encoded by the coding sequence TTGTTAGTTACTTTATGCTTTTTTCAGTTTTTTGTATATGGAAAATCGTTTTGTTCTGGTGATGGAATTACAGAGCATACGGCATTTCTTGCATTTTATGGAGAGTGGCTTAGGACTATAGCATATAATTTTATTCATGGAAAATTTATTGTTCCAACTTTTTCATTTTCACTTGGATTTGGAGCGGATATTATTTCAAGCCTGACTTGGTTTTGCATTGGAGATCCTCTAAATTTGCTTTCGATATTTGTTCCTAAAAATGGGACTTATATTCTTTTTGTGTTTCTTGCGGTTCTTCGTTTTTATCTTAGCGGGATTTATTTTATATTTTATTGCAATACTCATAAATTTCAAAAAAATATTATTCCATTTGGTGCCATCTCTTATTCTTTTTGTGGATATGCGCTTTTTGTTGGTATCAGGCATCCATATTTTTTGAATCCTCTTATTTTTTTGCCATTGCTTTGTATTGGAATTGATAAAATTCTTGATAGAAAAAGTCCGATGTTTTTTATCATTTTTTCATTCTTGGCTTGTGTGTGCAATTATTATTTCTTTTATATGCTTTCTTTCTTTGTCTTTGTATATGCGGCTGTCAGATTCTTTTTCGTAGTGAAAATAGAAAGAAAATTTTTGTGCAAAGAATTTTTTAAAACCTTCTTTAGGGCATTTGGATTTTATATGATAGCTGTTATGATGGCAGCCTTTATATTGCTTCCTAGTGCATACGGATTTTTAACAGCATCAAGAACAACTGAAAAGATAGAAGTTAATTTCTTTTATAGCCTTGCATATTATGCAAATCTTTTTTCATCAGTATCATCTCCAGCTTCTGTTGGTGGATTTTTTGGCAGCATAGGTTTTGCTCCAGTTGTGTTTGTTACATTGCTATTTTTGTTCACTTTAAATGATAAAATTTCAAAGCAATTAAAAATTTTTATTTTATTGGGTGTTTTGTTTTTTATTTGTCCTTTTTTTGGACACTTTATCAATGGCTTTAATTATATAACGAACCGCTGGTGTTTTGCTTTTGCTTTTTTAGGTTGTGTGTCTTTTGTTTATGCATTCCCCATATTTTGCAAAAGTTCTTTTAAAGAATTAAAAATTCCGCTGCTTATTGCTGTTGTCCAAAATCTTCTTGTTGTTTTTTCTTGTATAATAAGCCAGGCTAGACGGCAGCATTATGCGTTGTGTTATATATATTCTTTAGCGGTTTTTCTGATTTTGTATTTTCTGATTAAAAAACGAAAAGATATTCGAATTTTTTCTCTTGTTTCAATTTTTATAGGAATTGTTGTAATTGCATTTGTTCGCTATTCTCCTTATGGTCTTTCTTATTTAGATGATTTTAGAGAGTTCGGTATCTATGAAGGCAATGTTGCAAAAAATACTGATATTGAAATTTTAAAATTAAATGATGCAGATTTTTTCCGTTATGACGAAGAAAACAAGTTTACAGCTAATAACGCTGTTGTTTTTGGAACTAAAAGTACGGCTTATAATTACAGCATTTCAGACATTCATCTCATGCAGTTTTATGAGGATATTGCGCTTGCAAAGACATCTTTAATGTCTTGTTCAAGCCTGAACCGTCGCTCCGCGTTGCAAAAACTTTTTGCAGTAAAATATTTTGTTCTTCTTGCGGAAACAGAATACGCGCCTGAATACATGACTTTTGTAAAGGAATTTGATACTTACGGCGGCAAGAAAAAACTGTACAAGCTGAACAATCCTTCTCCGTTTGCCGTGCCGTATAAAAATGTTTTGTATGCAGATAAGAATTTTGAAAAACTGAATCCTATTGAAAAGCAGGAGCTGTTCCTGGACACAGCAGTCATTTATGATGAAAAATCTGAAGACAATACTGATGAGCCGGAGCTAAAACTGAATTCAAAAATTCTACGCAAAAATGTTTCTTTTGTCGGAAACGATGATGTAAAAATTGAAGAAAACAAAATAACTACAAAAAGGAAAAACGCGGCATTTGAGATTGACTTTGCAGGCGATGAGAATTCTGATTCAAAAAAGGAGCTTTATCTCTTGTTCAAGAATTTTTACTACACTACAGACAGTTATGAGCAGTTTAAGCCGCAGATTAGATTTGTCTCGTCATCGGGCAAAGAAGAGTCATTCTCATTCGGGATGACAAACGCGAATGACAGCATGGGACATAACAGAATGCCGTGCTTCGGTCTGCAAGAGTGCAAGTCTGGAAAATTCTTTGTTACGCTTGAAAACAAAGGCGTGTATGAATTTGATGAAATATCGGTTTTCGCGCTGGATATTTCTGAAAGGGATGAAAAGTTTAATTCGAGAGATACTGATGAAATCTCCAGTCTGGCATTTTCGGAAAATAAAATTTCACTTGAGACTTCATTAAATGAAAAACAGTTCGTAAGATTTTCAATGCCATACTCAAAAGGCTGGAAGATTTTTATAGACGGAAAGGAAACAAAATCTTATAGATGCGACATTGCATTTATAGGAACGTTTGTGGATGCAGGAAACCATTCGGTTGTCCTGAAGTACAGCACGCCGTTCTTGGCTGCAGGGGTTGTTTCGTCATTCATAGGACTGATTGCTCTTGTGGCTTTATGTTTTTATTTGAAATCAAGAAAAAAAGAAAATGAATAA
- a CDS encoding EamA family transporter — MDEKMIFSAVFLLGVLISSFSQILLKKSAGQNGSSGIKAYLNPLVIISYSLFVFSTLLSLLCLKFIPLSKAPVLDSASYIFVAVLSRFFFNEKLNVQKVAGFIFIIAGIFVSSF; from the coding sequence ATGGATGAAAAAATGATTTTTTCTGCAGTTTTCCTTTTAGGAGTTTTGATTTCAAGTTTTTCACAAATTCTTTTAAAAAAAAGTGCAGGGCAGAATGGAAGTTCCGGAATAAAAGCTTATTTGAATCCTCTTGTTATAATTTCATACAGCCTTTTTGTATTCTCAACATTGCTTTCGTTGTTGTGCCTAAAATTCATACCTTTATCAAAAGCTCCAGTCCTTGATTCTGCCTCTTATATTTTTGTAGCGGTTTTAAGCAGATTTTTTTTCAATGAAAAGCTTAATGTTCAAAAGGTCGCCGGTTTTATTTTTATTATAGCTGGAATTTTTGTTTCAAGTTTTTAA
- a CDS encoding TRAP transporter permease, whose protein sequence is MANNKGTNDYIEHILPTSNEEEMKRMMKELDREQSYREHKCWRQYITVFISVIFVLFQLYATLSGAITAQVLRATHLAFVQLLAFLLFPPTKHSPRNTLPWYDIVLGLIGAACWLYIVVNFDSLVRRSGNNTPLDVAIGIVGILVLFESCRRIVGLPIMIIAGSFIVFAFAGKYLPGFLHHRGYSLQRVVCHLFYNTEGIMGTPIGACSTFIFLFILFGALLEKTGIGHFFIDVCNAVAGGASGGPAKVAVLSSALLGTVSGSSVSNTVGSGSFTIPMMKKLGYKGEFAGAVEAAASTGGQLMPPIMGAAAFLMAESLGLPYITIVKAAIVPAILYFTGIFITVHLEAKKLGLKGLPKEQLPRFMPLLLRKGYMILPLVVIIYFLCAGKTAVFAALMGIIACVLVGFGVSVSDLAHGRKPSFGGKDIVEIMCTAARKIISVAIACGMAGIIIGIVTLTGLGLRLGNGLVMLAHGKLLLTLVFTMIASIILGMGAPTTANYLITSTITAGAIISLGIEPLAAHMFAFYFGIIADVTPPVALAAIAGAAIAKAKPMKTALNATKLAIGAFIIPYMFVYNSKMLMINASALSVVMIIVTAILGMFGISVALEGYGFNNTGFFYNSGKRKTTIIAFDAAERILFAVAGLLCVIPEAKTDIIGVSLLAILIAYQLILKKIHSTKAIA, encoded by the coding sequence ATGGCAAACAATAAAGGCACTAACGACTACATTGAACATATTCTTCCTACTTCAAACGAAGAAGAAATGAAGAGAATGATGAAGGAACTGGACCGCGAGCAGTCTTACCGTGAACACAAATGCTGGCGTCAGTATATTACAGTTTTTATTTCTGTTATTTTTGTGCTTTTTCAGTTGTATGCGACTTTGTCTGGAGCAATCACAGCGCAGGTTCTTCGCGCAACACATTTAGCTTTTGTGCAGCTTCTGGCATTTCTTCTTTTTCCTCCAACAAAACACAGTCCCCGGAACACGCTTCCCTGGTACGACATTGTGCTTGGACTGATTGGAGCAGCCTGCTGGCTTTACATTGTCGTTAACTTTGATTCGCTTGTAAGACGCTCTGGAAACAACACGCCGCTAGATGTTGCAATAGGAATTGTCGGAATCCTTGTTCTTTTTGAAAGCTGCCGAAGAATCGTAGGGCTTCCGATTATGATTATAGCAGGCTCTTTTATCGTGTTTGCGTTCGCGGGAAAATATCTTCCGGGATTTTTGCATCACAGAGGATATTCGCTTCAGCGTGTTGTATGCCATCTTTTTTACAACACAGAAGGAATCATGGGAACTCCAATCGGTGCTTGCTCTACATTTATTTTTCTTTTTATTTTGTTCGGCGCGCTTCTTGAAAAAACCGGAATCGGACATTTTTTTATTGACGTTTGCAATGCGGTTGCAGGAGGAGCAAGCGGCGGTCCTGCGAAAGTTGCCGTTTTGTCTTCCGCGCTTTTGGGAACTGTTTCAGGCTCGTCTGTTTCAAACACTGTAGGCTCAGGCTCGTTCACAATTCCGATGATGAAAAAACTTGGCTACAAAGGCGAATTTGCAGGCGCAGTTGAGGCAGCCGCTTCCACAGGAGGTCAGTTAATGCCGCCAATCATGGGAGCCGCAGCGTTTCTTATGGCGGAAAGCCTCGGTCTTCCGTACATAACGATTGTAAAGGCAGCGATTGTTCCGGCGATTCTTTACTTTACAGGAATTTTTATAACCGTTCATCTTGAAGCAAAAAAGCTCGGACTTAAAGGACTTCCAAAGGAACAGCTTCCGCGCTTTATGCCACTTCTTCTTAGAAAAGGCTATATGATTCTTCCGCTTGTTGTGATTATTTATTTCCTCTGCGCAGGAAAGACTGCGGTTTTTGCGGCGTTAATGGGAATCATTGCCTGCGTTCTAGTCGGGTTCGGAGTTTCTGTCTCTGATTTGGCGCATGGGCGTAAGCCTTCTTTCGGCGGAAAAGACATTGTTGAAATCATGTGCACTGCCGCAAGAAAAATAATAAGCGTGGCGATTGCCTGCGGAATGGCGGGAATCATAATCGGAATTGTAACGCTGACAGGTTTGGGACTAAGGCTTGGAAACGGACTTGTCATGCTGGCGCACGGAAAACTCTTGCTAACATTGGTATTCACAATGATTGCTTCAATAATTCTCGGAATGGGAGCTCCGACAACTGCAAACTATCTTATCACTTCCACAATTACAGCAGGAGCAATCATAAGCCTTGGAATAGAGCCGCTTGCAGCCCACATGTTCGCGTTCTACTTTGGAATCATTGCCGATGTTACGCCTCCAGTCGCACTTGCCGCAATTGCCGGTGCCGCAATAGCAAAAGCCAAGCCAATGAAAACCGCCCTGAATGCGACAAAACTTGCCATAGGCGCATTTATAATTCCTTATATGTTTGTCTACAACAGCAAAATGCTTATGATAAATGCATCCGCTCTTTCTGTCGTTATGATAATTGTAACCGCAATTCTCGGAATGTTCGGAATCAGCGTTGCTCTTGAAGGCTACGGATTCAACAACACTGGATTTTTCTACAATTCAGGAAAACGCAAGACAACAATAATTGCATTTGACGCAGCTGAAAGAATTCTCTTTGCCGTTGCCGGACTTCTCTGTGTAATTCCAGAGGCAAAAACCGACATCATAGGAGTAAGCCTGCTTGCAATCCTCATTGCATACCAGTTGATTCTAAAAAAAATACACAGCACAAAAGCAATAGCATAA
- a CDS encoding IS1595 family transposase yields MTFFDFMIKFPTEKAVIKYFLKIRYNDVLICPHCGSKVRVQHRNDNLKLCNCHNCNNTFSPFKNTIFEKSSTDLRKWFYAIHLFLNSKKGISGLQLQREIGVTYKTAWRMLKQIRSAMGNTDMSKAFEAMVEIDETYIGGKPRKMNGETEPSKRGRGTKKTPVVGVKERSSSHVFAKVALPNEEGKKLTGKQLFNILDSVCKKDATVLTDDFRGYNFMNHKNTNKNNYYRISVNHLESIYSLGNGLHTNGIESFWALLKRGILGIYHHVSVDYLQEYVNEFCFRQNNGTSSFDVLLKQGIFAA; encoded by the coding sequence ATGACATTCTTTGATTTTATGATAAAGTTTCCGACTGAAAAAGCCGTTATAAAATACTTTCTCAAAATCAGATATAACGATGTTCTTATATGCCCTCACTGCGGTTCAAAAGTTCGTGTTCAGCACAGAAATGACAATCTAAAACTTTGTAACTGCCATAACTGCAATAATACATTCTCACCATTCAAAAACACAATCTTTGAAAAGTCATCAACAGACCTGCGTAAATGGTTCTATGCAATCCATTTATTTTTGAATTCTAAAAAAGGAATTTCCGGCTTGCAGTTACAGCGTGAAATCGGCGTAACATATAAAACAGCGTGGAGAATGCTCAAGCAGATACGCTCTGCAATGGGAAACACTGATATGTCAAAAGCATTTGAAGCAATGGTCGAAATTGACGAAACATATATCGGCGGTAAACCTAGAAAAATGAACGGCGAAACAGAGCCTTCAAAGCGTGGACGTGGAACTAAAAAAACTCCTGTTGTAGGTGTAAAAGAAAGAAGTTCAAGCCACGTATTCGCAAAGGTAGCACTTCCAAACGAAGAAGGCAAGAAACTTACAGGAAAGCAGCTTTTCAATATTCTTGACAGCGTATGCAAGAAAGACGCAACGGTTCTGACCGATGATTTTAGAGGCTACAATTTTATGAACCATAAAAACACAAATAAAAACAACTACTACAGAATCAGCGTAAATCATTTAGAAAGCATTTACAGCCTCGGCAACGGACTTCATACAAACGGAATTGAATCGTTCTGGGCACTGTTGAAGCGTGGAATTCTCGGAATTTATCATCACGTTTCTGTAGACTACTTGCAGGAATATGTAAACGAATTCTGTTTCCGGCAGAACAACGGAACAAGCTCATTTGATGTACTGTTAAAGCAGGGGATATTTGCGGCATAA
- a CDS encoding DUF3990 domain-containing protein, with translation MERCCRNGKKHCYDIVEGPMADDTIFNYVQNFIDGKISRKNFWSLVEFKYPTHQISFNTEEALKCLKFIDSYEVTDEE, from the coding sequence GTGGAGAGGTGCTGCCGAAACGGTAAAAAGCACTGTTATGATATTGTTGAAGGTCCGATGGCAGATGACACTATTTTTAATTATGTACAGAACTTCATTGACGGCAAAATCAGCAGGAAAAATTTTTGGAGCTTGGTAGAATTCAAATACCCGACACATCAAATAAGCTTCAATACGGAAGAAGCCTTGAAATGCTTAAAATTCATAGATTCATACGAGGTTACCGATGAAGAATGA
- a CDS encoding DUF6078 family protein, whose protein sequence is MNLTPPEQYKLCANSACKKSGNCLRQICYRQLTKNDIGIYVLNPLLFPKKNEDCPYFRTDKKIKLAWGTKNILDDIPNKKAAEIKKELLIKYGRTKYYQFYRCEKPLFPSDQQIFTKIFQKNGIEAEVKYEKFTEDYDWSY, encoded by the coding sequence ATGAACCTTACACCACCAGAACAATATAAATTATGCGCGAATTCAGCTTGCAAAAAGTCCGGGAATTGCCTAAGGCAAATTTGCTACAGGCAATTAACAAAAAATGATATTGGCATTTATGTTTTGAATCCGCTTCTTTTTCCAAAGAAAAATGAGGACTGTCCTTATTTTAGGACAGACAAGAAAATAAAGCTTGCCTGGGGAACAAAAAATATTCTTGACGATATTCCTAACAAAAAAGCCGCGGAAATAAAAAAGGAACTCCTTATAAAATACGGAAGAACAAAATACTATCAGTTTTACAGATGCGAGAAACCGCTTTTTCCATCCGACCAGCAGATATTCACAAAAATCTTCCAAAAAAACGGAATAGAAGCAGAAGTCAAATACGAAAAATTCACAGAAGACTATGACTGGAGCTATTGA